A portion of the Lolium rigidum isolate FL_2022 chromosome 1, APGP_CSIRO_Lrig_0.1, whole genome shotgun sequence genome contains these proteins:
- the LOC124682535 gene encoding ribonuclease 1-like: MTRAHLSLAALLVLAAGCAASAAAQDYDFFYLVLQWPGSYCDTKQSCCYPRSGKPAADFGIHGLWPNRDDGSYPQNCNPSNAFDPSKVSDLLSSLRTSWPTLACPTSDGLKFWAHEWEKHGTCAQNLFNEHGYFQTALRLRAQLRVLDALAAAGISPDGGYYTQAAIKGAIQEGTGYAPFVDCNRDESGNTQLYQLYFCVAADASGFVECPVSPGGRPCGNRVEFPAF; encoded by the exons ATGACGAGGGCGCACCTCTCCCTGGCCGCCCTGCTCGTGCTGGCCGCCGGgtgcgcggcgtcggcggcggcgcaggacTACGACTTCTTCTACCTCGTGCTGCAG TGGCCGGGGTCGTACTGCGACACGAAGCAGAGCTGCTGCTACCCGCGGTCCGGCAAGCCGGCGGCGGACTTCGGGATCCACGGGCTATGGCCCAACCGCGACGACGGATCCTACCCGCAGAACTGCAACCCAAGTAACGCCTTCGATCCATCCAAG GTGAGCGACCTGCTGAGCAGCCTCCGCACGAGCTGGCCGACGCTGGCGTGCCCGACGAGCGACGGGCTCAAGTTCTGGGCGCACGAGTGGGAGAAGCACGGCACCTGCGCGCAGAACCTCTTCAACGAGCACGGCTACTTCCAGACCGCGCTCCGCCTCCGCGCCCAGCTCCGCGTCCTCGACGCGCTCGCCGCCGCGGGCATCTCCCCCGACGGCGGCTACTACACGCAGGCCGCCATCAAGGGCGCCATCCAGGAGGGCACGGGCTACGCGCCCTTCGTCGACTGCAACCGCGACGAGTCCGGCAACACTCAGCTCTACCAGCTCTACTTCTgcgtcgccgccgacgcctcGGGCTTCGTCGAGTGCCCCGTCAGCCCCGGCGGCAGGCCCTGCGGCAACAGGGTCGAGTTCCCGGCCTTCTGA